Proteins from a single region of Peromyscus eremicus chromosome 9, PerEre_H2_v1, whole genome shotgun sequence:
- the Kcnrg gene encoding LOW QUALITY PROTEIN: potassium channel regulatory protein (The sequence of the model RefSeq protein was modified relative to this genomic sequence to represent the inferred CDS: inserted 3 bases in 2 codons), giving the protein MSSQDLVTLNVGGKIFTTRLSTLKQFPTSRLAGMLDGRDQEFKTVDGQIFVDRDGALLSFIFDFLRNRELLLPSDLSDYLRLXREAVFCELDSLADVLSQHLLQSRPAVMEVRFXNTQAFFRVFGSCSKTIELLMRRITVFVEQPTALAWSSNPFPPQVTLLALPPQRPSHHDLVFHCGSDGTIENHAGVRYISIKPDNRKLANGTNVFGLLIDTLLKEGFHLVSTRTPASGDKSECYVFERIKSPQVLGVNKTRKPENTTIPALSQK; this is encoded by the exons ATGAGTAGCCAGGACCTGGTCACTTTGAATGTGGGAGGGAAGATATTCACAACAAGGCTTTCTACCCTAAAGCAGTTCCCTACCTCTCGGTTGGCAGGCATGTTAGATGGCAGAGACCAAGAGTTCAAGACAGTTGATGGCCAGATTTTTGTGGATAGAGATGGTGCTCTGTTGAGTTTCATTTTCGATTTTCTGAGAAATCGTGAGCTTCTGTTACCCTCTGACCTTTCAGACTATCTTAGGCT CAGAGAGGCTGTTTTCTGTGAACTTGACTCCCTTGCTGATGTCTTAAGCCAGCACCTGCTACAGTCAAGACCTGCTGTCATGGAGGTGCGTT TTAATACTCAAGCCTTCTTCCGAGTGTTTGGCTCTTGCAGCAAAACCATTGAGCTGCTAATGAGGAGGATTACAGTGTTTGTAGAGCAGCCTACAGCGCTGGCCTGGAGCAGTAACCCCTTCCCTCCTCAGGTGACTCTACTGGCACTGCCTCCACAAAGACCTTCTCACCATGACCTGGTTTTCCACTGTGGCTCTGATGGCACTATTGAGAACCACGCTGGAGTCAG GTACATTTCCATAAAGCCTGATAACCGAAAATTGGCGAATGGAACAAATGTCTTCGGCTTGCTGATCGATACTTTATTAAAGGAAGGCTTCCATCTGGTCAGCACTAGAACCCCAGCCTCTGGAGACAAAAGTGAATGCTATGTCTTTGAAAGGATAAAAAGCCCTCAAGTCCTGGGGGTTAATAAAACACGAAAACCAGAAAATACCACCATACCAGCGCTCTCTCAGAAGTGA
- the Trim13 gene encoding E3 ubiquitin-protein ligase TRIM13, protein MELLEEDLTCPICCSLFDDPRVLPCSHNFCKKCLEGLLEGNVRNSLWRPSPFKCPTCRKETSATGVNSLQVNYSLKGIVEKYNKIKISPKMPVCKGHLGQPLNIFCVTDMQLICGICATCGDHTKHVFSSIEDAYAQERDAFESLFQSFETWRRGDALSRLDTLETNKRKCLQLLTKDSDKVKEFFEKLQHTLDQKKNEILSDFETMKLSVMQAYDPEINKLNTILQEQRMAFNIAEAFKDVSEPIIFLQQMQEFREKIKVIKETPLPPSNLPTSPLMKNFDTSQWEDIKLVDVDKLSLPQDTGVFISKIPWRSYQLLMVVVLLGLLIFFGPTMLLEWSPLDELAAWKDYLSSVSSYLTKSADFVEHSVFFWEQMTDGFFIFSERVKNFSLVALNTVAEFVCKYKLL, encoded by the coding sequence ATGGAGCTGCTTGAAGAAGATCTCACGTGCCCAATTTGTTGCAGTTTGTTTGATGATCCCCGAGTTTTGCCCTGCTCACACAACTTCTGCAAAAAATGTTTAGAAGGGCTCTTAGAGGGGAATGTGCGGAATTCATTGTGGAGACCATCTCCTTTCAAATGTCCTACCTGCCGTAAGGAAACTTCAGCAACTGGAGTCAATAGTCTGCAAGTTAATTACTCCCTAAAGGGTATTGtggaaaaatacaacaaaatcaaGATTTCTCCCAAAATGCCAGTGTGCAAAGGACACTTGGGACAGCCTCTCAACATTTTCTGTGTAACTGATATGCAGCTGATTTGTGGGATCTGTGCTACATGTGGCGATCACACTAAGCATGTCTTCTCTTCTATTGAAGATGCCTATGCTCAGGAAAGGGATGCCTTTGAGTCCCTCTTTCAGAGTTTTGAGACTTGGCGCCGGGGAGATGCTCTTTCCCGCTTGGACactttggaaacaaacaaaaggaaatgcCTACAGTTGCTCACTAAAGATTCAGATAAAGTAAAGGAGTTTTTTGAGAAGTTACAGCATACATTAGatcaaaagaagaatgaaatcctgtcaGACTTTGAGACTATGAAGCTTTCAGTTATGCAAGCCTATGACCCAGAGATCAACAAACTCAACACTATTTTACAGGAGCAACGGATGGCCTTTAACATTGCCGAGGCTTTCAAAGACGTGTCAGAACCTATTATATTTCTGCAACAGATGCAGGAATTCAGGGAGAAAATCAAAGTAATCAAGGAAACTCCTTTGCCACCCTCTAATTTGCCCACAAGCCCTTTAATGAAGAACTTTGATACCAGTCAATGGGAGGACATTAAACTAGTCGATGTGGATAAGCTTTCTTTGCCTCAAGACACAGGCGTGTTCATTAGCAAGATTCCCTGGCGCTCCTACCAGTTGTTGATGGTGGTAGTTCTGCTGGGTCTCCTCATATTCTTTGGTCCTACCATGCTCCTGGAGTGGTCTCCATTGGATGAGTTGGCAGCTTGGAAAGACTATCTTTCTAGTGTCAGTTCTTACCTGACCAAATCGGCTGATTTTGTAGaacattctgtttttttctgggaacagatgacagatGGGTTTTTCATTTTTAGTGAAAGAGTCAAAAATTTTAGTTTGGTGGCACTGAACACTGTTGCAGAATTTGTGTGCAAATATAAACTACTATAA